The sequence ggcattgaatctataaattaccttgggcagtatggccattttctcaatattgattcttcctatccacgagcatggaaagttcttccatttgtttgtgtcctcctttatttcgttgagcagtggtttgtagttctccttgaagaggtccttcacatcccttgtaagttggatttctaggtattttattctctttgaagcaattgtgaatgggagttcactcatgatttggctgtctgtttgtctgttatttgtgtacaagaatgcttgtgatttctgcacattgattttgtatcctgagaatttgctgaagttgcttataagCTTAAGAAGGTTTtgagctgagacgatggggttttctaaatatacaatcatgttatctgcaaacagggacaatttgatgtcttcttttcctaattgaataccctttatttctttctcctgcctgattgccctggccagaacttccaacactatgttgaataagagtactgaaagagggcatccctgtcttgtgccagttttcaaagggaatgcttccagtttttgcccattcagtatgatattggctgtgggtttgtcataaatagctcttattattttgagatacatcccatcaatacctaatttattgagaatttttagcatgaaaggctgttgaatattgtcaaaggcgttttctgcatctattgagataatcatgtggtttttgtctttggttctgtttatatgctggattacgtttattgatttgtgtatgttggaccagccttgcatcccagggatgaagcccacttgatcatggtggataagctttttgatgtgctgctggattcggtttgctagtattgtattgaggatttttgcatcgatgttcatcagggatattggtctaaaattctctttttttgctatgtctctgccaggctttagtatcaggatgatgctggcctcataaaataggttaggaaggattccctctttttctattgattggaatagtttcagaaggaatggtaccagctcctccttgtatctctggtagaattcggctgtgaatccgtctagtcctggactgtttttggcTGGTAGGCTATTGACTATTGCCTCAAtctcagagcctgttattggtctattcagggattcaccttcttcctggtttagtcttgggagggtgtatgtgtccaggaatttatccatttcttctagattttccagtttatttgcgtagaggtgtttatagtattctctgagggtagtttgtatttctgtgggattgatggtatattccctttatcatttttcattgcatccatggattcttctctcttttcttctttattagtcttgctagtgatctatcaattttgttatcttttcaaaaaatcaggtcctggattcattgattttttgaaggtttttttgtgtctctatctccttcagttctgctctgatcttagttatttcttgccttctgctaacttttgaatgtgtttgctcttgcttctctagtttttttaattgtgatgttagggtgtcaattttagatctttcctgctttctcttgtgcgcatttagtgctataaatttccctctacacactgctttaaatgtgtcccagagattctggtacgttgtgtctttgttctcattggtttcaaagaacatctttatttctgccttaatttctttatgtacccagtagtcattcagtagcaggttgttcagtttccatgtagttgagcggttttgagtgagattcttaatcctgagttctggtttgattgcactgtggtctgagagacagtttattgtaatttctgttctcttacatttgctgaggagtgcattacttccaactatgtgatcaattttgaaataagtggGATGTGGTGCTGATAAGAATGTATATTCGAAACAGGAGAATCTTTTATTGAGTGCACTCAGGCCCAGCTGACTCAACGTCTGAAAGACTGGGCCCAGAACGAGGACAGCACTTGACTTTTATACACACTTCACAAAAGGAGGCGGGCTAGCTTGAAGCAAGCTTACAGTGGCGTGAAAGCAGGGATACAGAGGCAGGACAAAGACGGTTAATCAAATTGTAACAGGTTCATAACTCAGGATTACACATTACCATTGCTATGCAACCCAGATGTCTGTTATCTGGGTTTGCCTAGGCACAGGCTTATACTATAACCTTCACTATGGCACCCAGGTGGCTGTAAGTCAGGTCTGCTCAGAGGCTCATGACCTTCACTCTACTGCTTAGataaaacagaatacttgaaGTCACTAGTTACGGAGAACAGGGATCGGTAAACTCATtccataaaacaaatgaaaatttgtttttcttctccctatGTTGAGGGAGTGCTGGGAGAGTCTCCGGAGCACATTAGATAATATTATCAAGACTCTTCCTGGGTCTGGGCTGTCCTGCTGCTGCCTCTGGGACAAGTCAGCCTAATACAGGAATACTTTCTTCTcttactttttagttttatttttctttgatttcccGGCTCAATAGCATATAGCCAACGTACACAGGCCCACTCAAAGAGTGAGAATTAATCATAAGATTTTAGAATGCTTTGCCTCCACAATTCCTTACCACCATCAACAGGGCTCTAGTATAATAGCATTGGATTATAGCTGAAATAGTTGCAAGTCTCAGACTCTAATTAATAAGCAGTTCTTAGGGATATTCAAAGAAATTTTTTACACTTTGAGGTAAATTATTTATGAGAAAATGTGCTTTATCTTGGAAATTGTGTTCAAACATTAGCTtactattttgtaaaataaatgcttATGAAGCTAACACTGTTGCCGGATTCAGGAGGATGAGAGAGACCTTGGGTTGAAACAGGAGAATCTTTACTGAGGAAGAGACAAACAAGGAAACTATAGTTATGTGAAGCCCTTGACACCTGCTGCTACATAAACAATAATGAAACCCAACTTTTAGCCACATTTGCATAAAACCCACACTAAAAGCCTATTTATCTCAGTTTTTATTACCGCATGTATCATGTCTGACCTTTGACAAAAAATTGCAAGCCATGTCGAAAGACAAGAATGGtccagaagcagtggctcatgcctgtaattccagaactctgggaggccgaggcaggcagatcacgaggtcaggagtttgggaccagtctgtccaacatggtgaaactctgtctctacaaaaatacaaaaaattagccagacatggtggcacacagctgtaatcccagctactgaggaggctgaggcaagagaattgcttgaacccgggaggcagaagttgcactgagccgagattccatcactgcacttcagcctgggcaacagagactccgtctcaaagaaaaaaaaaaaaaaagagacaagaacaAAGGCAGCCTGAAGAGACAAAGCAAACATTAAATTATGTTCAGATAAAGCACAAACTTTAGAATTATCAggcaggaaatttaaaataactatgattcaCATAGTAAGGACTCGGGTGGAAAAAGTAGACAATGTGCAAGTATAAtataagcagagagatggaaactttaagaagcaataaaaagaaaatgcaagagaTAGTACCAATGATAATCACAACAGAGTAACAAATTGAAGAAAGTCTTTGATGGGCTCATCAATAAATTGGACATGGCCAAGGGTAGAATTAGTGGCTTCTAGATATTTCTAGGTATCTTCTAGATATTTCAATAGAAATTTCCCAAAGTAAAAtataaagggggaaaaataaaatatccaaaaatggtaagaaattttcagataatttttatgcACAATTGGAATaccagaaggaggagagagaattaaggagaagaaacatttgaataatggctgagaattttccaaaattaacgGCAAACATGAAATTACAGACTCTGAAATCTGTGATAACATCAAGCagaataaataccaaaaaaaactatattatgttcaaatttcagaaaaacagacagagaaaatcttgaaatacgagggagaaaataaatcttatctatggaggaaaaaagaataagagtTACAATGAACTCATCAAACCAATTCAAGCATGGAGAGAgtggagtaaaatatttaaagtgttttaaaaaaaaaatccagcaaccTAAAATTCTCATGTAAAAGTGAAGGataagactttctcagacaaacaaaatcaaataattcATTACCAGCAGACCTACAGACTTGCTAtgccaaatgtgtgtgtgtgtgtgtgtgtgtgtgtgtgtgtgtgtgtgtgtgtgtataaaagaaGCTGTTTTGATAGagcaaaaataatacagataaaaaACTTGAATctacataaaaaagtaaaagcatcagaaaagaataaaggtaaaacaagatattttattttttatacaccTGATCTACTTGTTGAAAGTAATAACAGTGACAAAGCATTGTGTAATTATAgcatatgtataaataaaatacatggcaaaaatattataaaagataGGAGGGAGAAACTTGGAATACTCTGTTATAAAGTACCCACAATGCTCATGAAATTGTATAGTGTTATTTTAATGTAGATTACAATTAGTTGTAAATGTATCATGCAAACTCTAGGAAAGTCAtccacatgtttttaaaaagaagtctaATGGGTATgctaagagaggagagaaaattgaatcatataaaataattaaaactagaGAAGCTAGGGAAAGTatgaaaaagaagcaaattaCAAGGTTAAATAACAAAACAGTTATAAACATAGCAGATATTAATCCAACTGTATCACTGATCATCTTCTAATGAatggtctaaatataccaatAAAAAGTAATTGCCAgacaacattttttcttttttttttttgagacggagtcttgctctgtcgcccaggctggggtgcagtggtgcaatctcaactcactgcaagctccaactcctgggttcaagtgattctcctgcttcagcctcctgagtagctgggactacaggcttgtgccaccacacctggctaatttttgtattagtagagacagggtttcaccatgttggccgggctggtctcgaactcctgacctcaggttgtccaccctccttggcttcccaaagtgctaggattataggcgtgagcaactACACCCAGCCCAGactacattttttcttaaaaatctatatgctgtctacaagacaTTCACTACATGCAGTCAGCCCTCTATATCCTTGAGTTCTACATCTCTGGATTCAACTAGCAACAGACCAACAATATTTGGGAACAGAATAGTTAgttgtgtctgtactgaacaaGCACAGAcattttttttgtcattattccctaacaAGACAGTATCACAAcattacatagcatttacattgtattaggtattataagtaatctagaaatgatttacaGATTCTCTCAGAACCATCCACGGAAAATTATGGCAAAGCCACTGAGGTCACAGATGAATCAATGGAACAAGACTGACTATTTGGAAACACTGTGATGCAGTATTTTACATACAGCTCTGGTTTTAACACTGTATAAaacttttatataattaaatgtacCTTTAGTTTTACAGGAGAAGCAGGTTATAAAATAAAGTACTTTATAGATGATTTCTGAAGAGTTGTAAATGTAAGAACTGTGAGTATCAGCTCCTCTGGGTTCTGGTTACTGCTGACATTTTGTTGGTCTGAGCAAATCAGTAATTTGTGTatagatttttcaaaatttagagCTAGTGTTTATATTGGAaggtaataattataattttgaaagatttttgaGATTATCACATCCAGTTTATAcacatacaataaaaattttagcTCTAGGAGTTTCATATTTTGGTCATAGTTTCAACATTTTAACATGTGAATTATAGGGTTCCATGCTGACTTCCAGATTTTATTATTTGACTACAAACAATGAAATTTGAGAGAGAGATACatatattatgtttataatatataatatattacatatattacagatgtaatatatgatacatataattatatatgtaatatatgatatgtgatacatataattacatctgtaatatatgatacatatgttatatatgtaatatgtgatatatattatgcatattatatgtaatatgtgatattattatgcatattatatataatatatgatactttatgcatatatgtaatatatgatatatattatatagtacataatgtgtattatataacacattacatatattatatactgcattataatatatatttattaaaaattaaatatataggaaatatatatttattaaatattaaatataaatattaaatatataaaatatactatatgtatataatatatatttatataatactatatattatatactatatatgtaatgtattatatttgtactatttattatatgatatatatcatattatataatacatattatgtattatgtatatatattatataatatattatatattatattgattatatataatacatgatattatattatatattaatattatgtatattatatatcatttatatattaaatattatatataatatataaatgataatatattaataatatataatatattaagtatattatataatttatatacaatatataaaaatatatattttatatatttatatatatttttatatattacatatattatactatatatgaataatatatattctattattataattatatataattaattactattaatatataattaataatatattatatatcaatcGATATAATAcaatatgatatattatataatatatattattactatattatattatatattacacataacatataattatatattgtatattacacataacatataattatatattgtatattacacataacatataattatatattatattacacataacataattatatattatatattacacataacatataattattatatattacacataacatataattatatattatatattacacataacatataattatatattatatattacacataacatataattatatattatatatataatttgaaggaaggagggaaatgtTATCTTTCTCTGTTTCTATAAGAGATAAATACAGTGGATATTTTTCTATTGGTAATGATTGAGTTCACCTTTTTcataagatattttctttctcttctgagtAACTCAAATAAAATCTGGCCCTTGTGAAACCTGGGAAATCTCGTCTGTTGAAATACAAGTTTAAACACATTCCAAGAGATCTGttcaaactaaaattattttttatactttgagGTGCTTGAGAAAAAGACTACATTATTTATGAGAAAAAGTGCTTTATCTTGGAAATTGTGTTCAAACATTAGCTTactgttttgtaaaataaatgcttATGAAGCTAACACTGTTGCAGGATTCAGGAGGATGAGAGACCTCAGGTCAAAACAGGAGAATCTTTATTGAGTGCACTCAGGCCCAGCTGACTCACATCCAAAAGACAGGGCCCAGAACAACGACAGCGCCTGACTTTTACACACATTTCACAAAACAGGATGGGCTAGCTTGAAGCAAGCTTACAGTGGCATGAAAGGAGGGATCTAGACGCAGGACAAAGACAGGATTGCATATAACCGTTGCCAAGCAACCCAGATGTTTGTTATCTAGGTTTGTCTGTGCACAGGTTTATTCAGGCCTACTCAGGTTTTTCATGGCCTTTGTTGTACTTCTTAGATAAAACAGCATACTTGAAGTCACTAGTTAAGAGAACAAGAATCTATAAACTCATtccataaaacaaaggaaaatttgtttttcttctccctatGTTGAGGGAGTGCTGGGAGAGTCTCCAGAGCACATTAGATAATATTATCAAGACTTTTCCCGGGTCTGGGCTGTGCCTGTTGCTGCCTCTGGGACAAATTAGCCTAAAATaggaaaacttttttctctttcttttcaattttattatttttttaatttcccgcTTCATTCTCCCCTTTGAGGCCTTTTATAAAGGAAGTTTACTAGAAGACCTCAATATTACTTAATTTTGCATGAAGAgataagatttcttttttgagCAAAGATTGATATATACACAAAGCCATTAGCTGAGTGTTGGTTTGTCTAGCTATGTTTTTAGTCAACTGTGTTAACAGATACTATAGTATTCAGTGGAACTGTGGATTATGGGAAAGAGTGAGCCTATGGATGTTATCTggcaaacattaaaatataaagatcTGACTCCTTCGTGGGAGAGAGACTTTAGTCTGGTTTAAGAGACTTCCTTTCCTTGACCCAGTgcaaatcttcttttttttttttttttttgagacggagtctcattctgtcacccaggctggagtgcagtggccggatctcggctcactgcaagctccttctcccaggtttacgccattctcctgcctcagcctcccgagtagctgccacctagcctggctaatttttttgtattttttagtagagatggggtttcaccgtgttagccaggatggtctcgatctcctgacctcgtgatccgcccatcttggcctcccaaagtgctgggattacaggcttgagccatcgcgcccggccgcAAATCTTAAACCAGGTCCTAGATAAAAGCTTAGGGTTATAGCATACATAAGACTGGCTATTCATTGGGTCACAGACTGAATAGGTTGTTTGGTTGTACATACAAGTCTCCAGAGGGGTTTCTGTGTATTCATAGTATGTATGGTACCATAAAGTCTTAACTACTGTGTTTCTTATTTACGTAGCGTGCACGCACTGATGGCTACTGTCTATGTGCTTTTCTTTTCGTATAGACTTAGGTACAAATAAAGCCAAGGCAAAAAGTAACATTGTTATACTAAATATGGACAGAAAGAGTTCTCCCTTGGGCAGAGAGATTGGCAATAATGGTAGCATAGTAATAAAATAACTAGTCATACTAAGATagtaattaaacataaaatttgtaTGCACATCTACTCATTTGATGAAGACTCCTCAAGCTTCGGCCATGCGTAGACTAGTCAACTTCCGGTTGcatgactagagcagggcttacAGTTTTCCTCCAGCTTCTGCCGTGTGTAGACTGGCCAGCTTCTAGAGTGGCCAGAGCAGGGCTGCTGTTATTTCTACTGGTTACATGGTCTTGTCGCAGGATCAGCCGTATTGGATGGTCTGGGTCTCATTGACTGATCCACTGATCCTGGGCCGCTGGTTTTAGCTGACTGTGGTGAATCCAAGGCATGATACCTgaaactttaacagcagtgggagtagACAAGATTATTATAGAATGGGGCCTATCCTATATGAGTCCTAGAGtggttggattttcttttttaacttaactAAAGTTCCTAGGTTTGAAAGGGTGTATTGCGGGGGGGTCTGTCAGACTTATAGGCATTTTTTCCATATCTAGCTATGCACTTTTTGCATGGCCATACTTAAAGActgcatttgcctttttaaaGTTAGTTTTCCTAGTTTACAGAGATCACTTTTAATCTGACTTATGATGAGGGGTGGCTGGCCGAACAAAATCTCATAGGGCGAATACCTACTTTGGTTGGTGagggtgcacctgactcggaggaggaccatGGGCAAGACCTGATCTTACCTTAGATGAGTTTCTTGGCAAAATTTCTTCAGCAGCTGTTTGAGTGTCCGGTTCATGTACTCCACTTTACCTGAGCTCCGCGGCCTGTAGGCTGTATATaatttccactttatttttaatagtcaaGTTAAGTTCTGAACTATTTCAGCCACAAATGTTGGTCCATTGTCTGATTCTAGAGTTAGAGGCAGTCCAAATCTGGGAATAACGGTTAACAACACATTGGTCACCTCTAGTGCCTTCTCTGTCTGGGTGGGGAAGGCCTTGACCTATCCTGAAAAGGTGCAAATGAACACCAACATGTATTGATAACGCCCCTCTTCAGGGCAATTCAGTGAAGTCCGTAAGCAGTTTTTCACAGGGCGTGGCTCCTGTTTCCTGAACTCCCAGGGACTGAGTAGGCCCTTGTCGTGGATTGTTCTGAACACAAGTTAAACACTGTTTGTTTATAAATGGCTTGAGTAATAGCAATGAGCCTTGGTGGAACTGTTTTACTAATCTGGGGGCCACCATTTCCAGTATGGGTAGCCTCACATTGGAGATTTTTTACCATTCTCCTTCAATGTAGTATCTATTTTCGTGGGCAAACCAAGTCCTTTCATTTGTCGTGTAGCTTGGGATCTCTGGGAGGGGAATCTCTAGGAAGAGAGGCATAGCCAAGGCTTCCTCTTTACAAGGTGGAGTTGTCATGGCAGCCTGCTTTGCCTCTTTGTCtgcctttctgttttatttagcCTTCGGTGTTCTTGCTTTTTGGTGCCCTTTGCAGTGCATTACTGCCACCTTTTTGGGGGACCTATACAGCATTTAAGAGCTGTAGAATTTCTTCcttgtactttatttctttacttccagcagttaaaagtctttttttttctttttaaatagcctCATGAACATGCAGAGTGGCAGAAGCATATTTGGAATCTGTTTAAATATTTGccttcttgtcttttgctagccAGAGAGCTCTTGTCAGAGCTATTAGCTCTGCTTTCTAAGCAGAAGTTCCTGCAGGCAAGGACTGCACCTCTACTACCGAGTTCAGAGTTACCACTGCATATCTAGCTCGGCGGACTTCCTTTAGTATGAAACTGCTTCCATTAGTAAAATATTCAATGTCCGGGTTCCTGAGGGGCTGATCTGTCAAATCTTTCCAGCTTGAGAGCACCTCATCTACCACATCCACACAGCAATAAAGGGGGCCTCCTGGCACTGACTTGATGAGGAAGGAGCAAGGTAGCTGGGTTTAGGGTATTCACAGTCTCTAAAGTCAGTTTATTAGCTTCCTGCCCCAGTAGGGCAGCGGCAGCTAGTGCTTTAAAACAAGAAGGTCATCCAAGTGCCACAGAATCTAATTGCCTGGATAAGTATGTCACTGGGTGATGCCGTGACCTTATGGCTTGAGTTAGAACCTTTATAGTCTCCCTTTTACTTGTGGACATACAAGAAGAAAAGTTTAGTTAGTTAGATCTGGTAGTCCTAAAACTGGGGCCTGAGTCAAGACTTTTTTTGATTTCCCTAAAAGCCTTTTCCTGGTCGGCCTTCCAGAGGAGGggctccttctttcctcccctttgTTGCTTTGTATAATGGCTTAGCCATGAGCAAGAAATTTGGGACGGAAATGCGGCAGAACCTTGCTGCCCTTAGGAACTTTTTAATCTGACGCCTGGTGGTTGGAGTAGGAAGTGCACAAACAGCCTGCTTTTGTTCTCTACTAAGCCATCTTTCCTCTTGGCTTATATAAAAGCTTAAATACTGGACAGTTTTAGAGCAGATTTGAGCCTTTTTTCCTGACACTTTATATCCTGCCTTTTACAGCAGGTGCAGGAGGTCTTGGGTTCCTCCTGGGTGCAGTAGCCCTTGGCTGGTGATTTTCTTATACCACAGCCCTGAccattttccttattcttttgaCATTCATCTTTTCAGTGTCCTTTCCTTTTGCACCGTGCACATTAATCTCTCTTTAGCCTCTGCAGGCTTTCAAATTCTTGTCCAGAATAGCCTCTTCCACGACTGCGTTCATGCCCATGTCCAAGCCTCCTTGCAAAGTCAGCTTCTCTTCCCATAAGGGCTGCTGCTAGCAAATTAGCCTTTCTTAAGCCTCTGATCAGCCTCCTTTTTTGCCTGCTGATCTCGGTTAATGTACACCTTGGTAGCCACTTTAATAAGCTGTGTAGTATTCACGCCTGCGTAGTCTCTGCGATTTTTGCGTGATATCTCCTTGGGCTTGCCTTACAAACGCTGTATTCACCATGCACTGATTTGCAGCAGCCTCAGGGTTAAATGGAGTGTACAACCAAATTGCGTCACAAAGTCTTTTATAAAACTGGCTGGTGCTTTTATCTGTACCCTGCAGCAcctctgagatttttttctatattgattGCCTTTTTCTTCTACCATCTTTTAGCCTTTGCAGAAGTGCTTCTCGGCATCTTTGCAGGCACTGAAGCTGGACTGCATCATCTGTGTCCTAGTGGGGGTCCACTCGTCCTCTTAAGAGGTGTAAGCATAACTTGGGCACGGACAGACCTGAGACAGCCTGCTCGACTTTTCGAGCATTTCACTTTAACTTCCTGGAGTTCTGATTTCTCCTTCTCGGGTGAGACTGGGAGCGTGTATCCATTTGAACGTAACTACTTAGGGGCAGTTAGACTTGGTAAAGGGGGGTAGATTGTCCCGCGATTCTTGcaaaaccagtttttttttttttttttgcctttcctgAGACGTTTCTTTTGTCTCCATAGCTGCCAGGCTGATTTTTACTTTCACTTTTGGCCTGGCAGTGCTACAAGCCCTTGTGACTTTCCTTTTAACTCTGTAGCTGCTGGCGCAGCTGATTTCTCTTGGCGTGAGCTGCGAGCATTCTGCAATAAACTGCTAGGCAGGGCTGCATCTATTTCGCCATTAGTCAATATGAAGCCTTTGTCTGAATGTCCTGGCTGTCCTCCGACCCTAGTCACCAACTTAAAACACACGACCAATTTCTTTATCTACAGTGCCTTCGGTCAGCCAACCACACTAAAAGAGGGCTATTTTAATTCACAGAGAGTTTTCAGCATCTGAGGGGTTAACCTGACTCCTTAATCTCCTGGAAAGCCTTTTTGTAAAGTTCTTTAGCATGCATTCCAAGGCGGTAGGTTTAGAGGATTTTCCTCCTATTTCCTCCCAGTAACCATACAGCACATTcacccttccttttctcccttcaaGGCTTAGCacactccctcctcctttccttttagGCTGATTGGACCCAGTTGGTCCTATATGTTGCTCGGAGTATACAGCCTCTACTAAGAGACCTGCAGCTCCCTGCATGTCACTCCTCACATTGGTTTATCCTGGAACCGTCTCTTTCACACACTTTCACAAACTTCCCCTGCCCCAGGACTCCTCATCAGATGAAACTGTAGCAGGAGGAGCCGCAggcaaaacccctcagacaccaagttaaagaaggaagaggtttatttgactgggggcatcggcaagactcctgtctcaagagccgagctcccagagtaagcaattcctgtcccttttaaaggcttacaactctaagggggtgcgtgtgagagggtcatgattgattgagcaagcaggggatATGTGACTGgaggctgcatgcaccagtaattagatcgggacaaaacaagatagggattttcacagtgcatttctatacaatgtctgtaatctatagataagaGAACCAAtttaggtcaggggtcaatctttaactaccaggcccagggtgcagcaccaggctgtctgcctgtggatttcatttctgccttttagtctttacttcttctttctttggaggcagaaattgggcataagatgatatgaggggtggtctcctcccttattccccccttttgagactctcactcattttattagtgggaggtctcactttcattttcactacccatgtcttcttgAAAGACA is a genomic window of Macaca mulatta isolate MMU2019108-1 chromosome 2, T2T-MMU8v2.0, whole genome shotgun sequence containing:
- the LOC144339418 gene encoding uncharacterized protein LOC144339418 isoform X2; translation: MERTGWLCPLPVGDLGPQQWETYNFRHHWENLSPEPREGSGSPPPSAPPRTVHQNLEGCRTISRAARRHLNCAYRPRSSGKVEYMNRTLKQLLKKFCQETHLSFRYHALDSPQSAKTSGPGSVDQSMRPRPSNTADPATRPCNQ